In the genome of Acidobacteriota bacterium, the window CTAATGTTTCCATTTATTTTGAAACCTGGTGGGATTACACCCTTAAAATTTTAACAAAAAATTTAGCTGGTGTTGTTCAGAGTGAACAGACAAAGGAAGGGTTTGAAAAGTGTGATATAGGAAGATTTGAACCAAGAACAGTAGATATATTTGGAGTTGTTGGCGAGGCAAAAACAGATTCTTCAGGAACTGCTACTATAACCTATTGCGGTCCGAACAAGTGGGAGGCAAGGGATAGAACAAACTGGAGTGTTACTTCAGGAAGCACAATTTACGAATATAAAATAACGATAAACAATTTTTACATAAAAGCATACTGGAATAGCGATGTTTTTGGTGAAATATATTCATTGATTCCAATAAAAATAATAATTGGATATATTTAGATGGATTCATCGATAGAAGAACTAGAAGAAAAAATAAAGGAGAATCCTGAGGCTAAATATTATTTCCAGTTATCTGAAGAGTATTCCAAAATTGACAATGTGGAAAAGGCTATTGAATGTTGTGAAAAGGGCCTTGAATTAAATCCTGAATCAGTTTCAGGAAAAGTTATGCTTGCTCAACTTCTATACAAAGCAGAAGATTATAAGAGAGCACGCTATTTTTTAACTCAGGTTTATAAAGAAACTCCTGACAATTTAAACGCTTTGAAATTACTTGGAAATATTTATTTTAAAGAAAATGAACTTGATAGAGCAAAAGAAATAATGGAGAAAATTTTATTTTTTTATCCTTTCGATAAAGATGCTCCTGAAATGCTAAAAGAAATAAATGAATCTTTGAAAACAAATAAAAGTCAAACTGAAAAACAAGAAGAATTGCAGATCAATCATGAGGAGAGTCCATTCCTGACGCTCACAATGGCTGAGATCCTGGAATCCCAGGGCATCTATAATAAAGCAATCGAAATATACAGAAAAATATACGAAAAAGAAAAAAATGAAGAAATTGATTACAGGATAAGATTATTGGAAAAAAGTATATCAGAGAATTTTAATTATCCTCTTTACATAAAAAAACTGACCTACCTTCTCGAAAAGCTTAAAAATATATTCAGTCATTAAAACCCCTTCGAAATTGCAAAAAGTAGAAATAGTTGGAACGGCGCTATCAATTTGACATTGAAAAAAGATAAATCTAAAATCAAAAATAGACTGGGCGATTAACTCAGGGGTAGAGTGCTACCTTCACACGGTAGAAGTCAGAGGTTCAAATCCTCTATCGCCCACCACTTTATTTTCAATGACTTGCACGGTCTTATGAGCTTCAGTGGGAAATCATGAAAATTTTTTATCCCAGAACAATTACTGAAAATCTTTTAAAAGAAAATATAGCCAATCAAATTGAGGGAGAGATTTTGTACTATCAAATAATTTCCTCTGAACGCATAAGAGAGCCTTATCAAATTAAGAATAAAGAGTATGCTGATTATCTTAGGGGGGTGAAAAGGATTACAGATGATGTTGGAGATTTTATCATGGGCTACTTGCCTCTATTTTCGTCCAAGAGAAAGGATTTCAGTTATATTCGAAAAAAGTCGGAATTTTTAACCAAACATGAAAATTTGCTGAAGGTAAGAGTAAAAACTGATAAAGAAGATAAACTTCTTAAAATGATCTTTGAACAACCTTCATTTGTTTTAATCCTCTTAATTTTATTTAAAAGTCGTGGACAATCTCTCTACATAATCGAGCGCTATAGCTCTAAAATTTCATATGTGATTGGTGACCCGGAGAATCCAAAAACTGATGATTATTTTATTGATAATGCTATGGAAGAGCTATGGCATGTGGCTATTTACCCTTATCTTGTTGAAAAGGAGAATATATCTCTTAAAAATGGGAAGCCATTGGATGATAAAAACTTCAAGAAAATGCTTGTTAAAGAAGGGGAAAGATTGAGCAGGCTTTTCACTTTTGCATCAATTGATGAGTTCAGACTTAAGAAGGATTATAAAGATGTTAAATCCGATAGAATTATCGAGGAAAGAGAAAAGTTTTTAGTTGAGGAAATTAAAAGAATGGGAATAAAAAGAGCGGTAAAAGAGGTCGGAAAATCCAAAGGGATTCTCGATTTTAGAAGGGAAACATAAATCAGCATGCTCGCAACAGTCCCGGATGATTTAGAGTTTCAGAATTAAAATCCAAAAGATAATAAAAAATCTCATATCAGCGACCGTATATATATTTATATATGGAGCAATTCTTAAGTTGTTCCCTAATTTTGGATTTCATTTCTGCTTTGTCACGTAGCTTGTACTCTTTATCATAAAACAACCAGGCTTCCCTTTCCTTTCCAGCATAAATGTAGGTAAGGCTGACCTGAAGAATCATGGAAAGATACTTTCCCATACTGTCATCATACGTTGTAAAATTTGTCCTCCCATTGAATTCTTTCACTTTTTTTATATCTTCCTCAATTCCTTGGGTTATGTATGGGGAAAATTTAGTATTAGCTGGAATATAACATTTCATGTTCTTATCATATTTGAAAACAGCAATTGGAAATGGCGAAATGGCATGGGAAAGACGATCGAAATAGTCAAATGTTAAGATTAATTGTGAAAATTCAAACACTCCATCTTGATCAAGATCCACAGGTTGTAACGGGTAGCCTACAGAATATTCTTGACTGTCGTAGATTACTCGGAAATCAGGAGAGAAATTTATAATCCAGTATGACCAGCAACAATGAGCACCACCAGAGTATTGTTCTACGATGAGCTGTTTCTCATCCCTACCCAAAAAGGCAAATAAACCAAATTGGGTCATTTCTTTCCTATAGCCGTTCTCAAATGTAAATATGATTTTCCCATCTTTCTTGAGAGTAGCAAACCAAACACCTTTTTGTGAGTCGTAGGACTTCTTAACTTCGTAACCCTTATATAAAAGTGTGTCTTCTTTGGTAAAAATGCTGTCAATGGTTTGGGAAAAAAGAAAACTATCCATAAATATTTTCAACAAAAGAAAAGTTTTAAATATGCTATATCTCATAAACCTCCTTCATCCATCCTTTTAGATAATCCTGCCTTCCCAGAGCTCTTCGAGGAATCTTCGCCATTATAAAATTTTTCGTTTTTATAATTTATTATTAATGGTTACTTTCCCCTTAAAAATTTTGTAAACAAATGCAGTATAAGCAATTACAATAGGAAGACCTACAAGAGCAAACATGAGCATAATTTTTAAGGATAATTCGCCAGAGGAGGTGTTATATATTGTTAGGCTTAAAGATGAATCGTTGCTTGCTTTAACTAAATTGGGATAGTGAATTGACCCAATGATCCCCCACAGTCCAATAAAAATGAGGGAGGAAATAGAAAATGAAATCCAGCTGCCAGACCAAACTGAATACGGGATAACAAGACTGCATCCATTTTTGCGCCTCCTTGGTATTAAAGCATCTGTTTTCATTTTAGACTAAGTTAGATTATAATACGATTTTCTAATTAAATAAATGAAGGAAAGGAATAATGGAGTTTAAATCTATTAAAGAAATAATAGATTTTGCAAAGGAGAGAGAGAAGAATTTGTTTTTTTCTAACCAAAGGCCACATCAAGTATCATCATTGAGACAAAGCCTACCAATGCACTGAAAGTAGCCAGATCTGTGTTTTCAGCTCTCTGTGACTCAGGGATTATCTCTTCGATGACAACATAGATCATTGCTCCAGCAGCAAAGGCCATTGCGTAAGGTAGAATAGAATGAAATACAGTAACGGAAAGAGCTCCAATAAGACCTGCAATTGGTTCAACTATTGCAGATAATTGTCCATACCAGAAACTTTTAAAACGCGAGACTCCTCCGCTTCTTAATGGCATGGATATGGCAATTCCTTCCGGGAAGTTTTGGATGCCTATTCCAATTGCAAGAGCAACTGCTCCTGCAAGAGTAGCAGAAGGAATGTCAGAGGCCAATGCGCCAAAAGCCACACCAACTGCCAATCCCTCAGGTATGTTATGTAAAGTTACAGCGAGAAAAAGAAGGGTACTCTGGTGAAAATGAGTCCTGATTCCTTCTGCATTTTCCACAGGAAAGCCAAGGTGAAGATGGGGAAGGAACTTATCGATTAACCAGATAAAAAGACTTCCGATTAAAAATCCCGTTGCAGCAGGAAACCACACAAAAGCTCCTTTACCTTTTGACATTTCAAGAGAAGGAGCAAGAAGTGACCAGTAACTGGCGGCAATCATTACTCCTGCAGCAAATCCTAACATGCTGTCAAGAATTTTTCGATTTGGTTGCTTAATGAAAAAAACAAGGGAAGCACCAATGGCAGTAACTGTCCAGGTAAATCCAGTGGCAATCAGGGCAAGTATTAGAGGATTAAGGGTTTTCATTTTCACTTCTCGATTTCTTTACATCCATTAGTTCTCCTTTTTTAGATTCTTTTTTATTTTCCATTTTTCAAAAACATCTTTATAAGACTAAATGGATGCCGCAAACAAGTCAAGGGATAAGGAAGAAATTAAAGCTAAACATAACCCTCAGGGTCAAACTCTTGGAAAGGAGATAATCTTCTGAGAGAATAACAGAATATTTTATGAGAAATCAGGCGGAGGAAAGAAATAAAGTTGATTTAACGCATATCGACAATGGGAAAGGATGAGATACGCAATCGGGCGCATCCCATCGGAATAAGAGTAATCTCCTCAATAGGTTCATCAGATTTAACAGGGCTTGGAGGAACCTTGCCTACCATCCGTCCTTCAGTTTTCCACTGGGGAATTCTTTTCGCCTTTGCTCGAAGTTCGATCGGAGCAACATTAGGCTCGAAAGGCTGGTATGCAGGCTCTCTTTTTTTAACCACACTGATCGAAGCTTCAGGATTCTCAGGGTTAACAATCAAACCATAATTCCAGGGAGTGGTCGGAAGAATCTCATAGGCAGGCCACTCATCCGTCCCACTATAGCGCTTCCACTCCTCACCAATCTTAAGAGAATACCATAATGGTCCTCGTTTTACAGAGATTGCATTACCAATCTTCTTCCATGTCTTTATTTTTATCTCCATAGGAAGTTTGAGTCGTATTTGATCGTAGTTCCTCCACTCTCGCTTTATCATCACATAATTACCAGGCTGAGGATTGGCTTTTATGTCTTCTCCATTTATAAGAATTCTGGCATTTTCACACCATTCCGGGATTCTCAGATAGAGAGGGAAAGCCACAGGCTTATATGTCCAGAGGGTAAAATCGATGAAATCTCCAAAAGGATACCATGTATCCTCAGAAATCCGCACCTCAACGCCATCTGCAACTTTAGCATTTACTTGGGAAGGAGCGTAAAGGACAGCAGCCAGACCATTATCCAGAGTGGCAAGCCAGAGATGCTCAGCAAAATAGGGCCATCCAAAAGCAACATTATGCTGACAACAACGATATCCCCATGGGTCATACGAAACCATCGTACCTGGATTCTGAAAATCATGTTCACCTGAACTGTCGCAAGAGATAAGATTAGGGGCGGTTAAATAATGAAGAGCTTTAAGGTCAGGGGTCATCGATGCAGGAAGAGAGTTAAAAGCAATCTCCTCACACCTATCAGCATATCGTGTTTCTCCAGTTATTTTTAAGAGGGATTTATTTGAATACATAAACTCCACAATAGAACAAGTTTCAGCACCCTGACGTGGACCACTATAACCAGGGCGTATATTTTCATCTGCTCCAAACATTCCTCCTGGTTGCTGACCATATTCGTCCATAATTAATCTATAGTTTTTTTCGACTGCATTAATATGCCTTTTATCTTTTGATTGCTGGTAAAATACCCCTGGATAACGAATTCCCATTGTAATGTTTACCCCATGGTAAAAAGTGCTTGGCTCCCAATTTTTATCCCTTTGTGGATTGAGGATATCAGAGGTCCAATCCGCGGTTCTTTCAAAAATCCGAAAGGCTAATTCTAAAAGAAACTTTTCACCTGTTCTGTTGTATAACCAGTAAACGCTCTCTAAATTTTCGCCTCCACGAAGCTTTTGCCAGCTTCCTGGTAAAAGATTCTCTACGGGCATCTCAAGCTGATATTTGAAGTAGCGGGTCATAAACGGAATTACACGCTTGTCACCTGTTGCTTCATATAGACTCTGGAAAGCGAAGAGCATGATCATGTTTGGCCAGAGGTCATGATTTTCTTTATTTTCAGGCGGACCAAAGTATCCATCAGGTTGTTGGCTTGAAAGGACTGCATCAAGCCATTTTTTTGCTTCTCCTATGATTTTTGAATCTTTAAGAATATATCCAAGGTCTCCATAACCTTTGAGCCAATAGGGCATTTCTTCCCACCCAAGATCCTTTAAGGTTAACCATCCGCTATTGGGTTTTAAAAATTTGCTCAATTCAGGAAGGTGACCGGTGAAGCCATCTCGCATCAATTGCAGCTGACTCAGCAGCCAACCTTTTGGTTCAATACTTCCGATCGGAAGTTTAATAAGAGGGCTTGGAAGTAAAGGAGGCTGATTTGATATGTAATGCTGATTTGAACCCTTATTGACCGGGATATTTACAATACTAATTTCAATGTTTGACATTTTTTCTTCTTTTATTCCTGGAGATAAATTGGGAAAAAGGAATCCCAAAAAAATAACTAAAATTATGAAATCTTTCATTTTTTCTTCCTCCTTTTTATTCAATTTATTCTATCGAACTATATGAAAGAATTCTATATAATTTATATAACTTTTTTTCACAATTTCTGAAAATGATGCTTACTACCGGTTAAGTTGAAAGTTTTTTGTAAATAATTCCATTTGATTTCTTCTTTTCAGGATTTAATTGAAGTCTAAAGATCAGTTCCTGATGTTTATCAAAGAAGAAAGGGAACCTTTTTATATAGTTAAGAGTCATATAAATATGAAATAAAAAGTTGAAAAAAGAAGATACTAAAAATTTTAAAAAATACAATACAGAGAGGGAGGTTTAACAATGAAAAAAACTTTAATAAGTATTTTAATCGGGGTGCTTTTAATCGGAGTACTTATTCTTTCGGCTGGAGAAAGACATAAAAGATGGTTTAGAGGAGATGAATTTGGAATCTGGAAAAAAATAGAAATGGTTAAAGACCTTAATCTTACAGAAGAGCAGAAAAAACAGATAGGCGACCTTCGCCTTGCTAACCAAAAAACAATGATTGATTTGAGAGCAAAAGTCCAGGCAGCTCGATTGGATTTAGGAAAGCTTCTTGAAGATCCAAAGGCTGACCCAAAGAAAGTCGAGGCTATAGTTAACGAGATTAATAAAGTAAGGTCAGAGATGTTCAAAAATATGGTGGATTTTAGAATAAAGATTAATAAAATTCTTACATCTGAACAGCTTGAGAAAATCAAAGGTTTAAGATTCGAAAGAGGTATGGGTTTTTGTGGAAAAAGGAAATTTTTTCGTCATGGCATGAAAAAATACTGAGCACCCCCAGCCATGGGGAAGATACCTTCTCTATATCCCTTCAGTGTGCTGTGTGAGAGATTTTTTGCCTGTATAGATATGTAAGGGACAGCACATCAATACAAAAGCATTTAATTCTGATGCATTCCTCTCCCCTCATCCCTCCCTCTCTTTGAGGGGAAATGATTGAGGTGAGGGGAAAATGAGTAAGATGTAACAAATATAAGTGCGTTCATATTAGTATTCTTTAGGGAAGACTCTTAGTAGCCTTCCCTTCTTTATATAAAGAAAGCTTTAAAAGTTGTATTAGTTTTTTATATATGTTAATAATTTATCGATGATTCATTATGTAGACGGAAAATTTGTTGACGAATCTGAAGCAAAAATCCCTGTAAATGACCTTGGTGTGATTAGAGGGTATGGAATTTTTGATTTTTTAAGAACCTATAATAAAAAGCCTTTTTATTTAAAAGAACATCTTGAGAGATTAATTAATTCAGCAAATATCGTGGGTTTAGATATATCATGGAATTTAGATGAGCTGAAAAAGATAGTGGAAGAAACTCTTTTAAGGAATGGAAACCCCGAGGCATACATCAGAATTCTGGTTACCGGAGGAAAAACAGAAGATTCCATAACTCCAGCCGGAGAACCAACTTTAGCAGTCTTAATAGAACAACCTCATTATTTTCCTGAAGGATGTTACACTGAGGGAATAAAGGTTATAACTATTTCTGCTGAGAGACATTTCCCGAGGTCAAAATATTTAAATTATACATTGGGCGTAGTAGCCATGAAAAAAGCAAAAGAGGAAAATGCAAATGAGGTACTTTATCTTAATAGAAATGGCTTTATATTAGAGGGGATAACAAGTAATTTTTTTGTGTTTAAAGGTGACATACTTATAACCCCTGAAGAAAATGTTTTAATTGGAATAACAAGAAATAT includes:
- a CDS encoding cytochrome d ubiquinol oxidase subunit II, whose translation is MKTDALIPRRRKNGCSLVIPYSVWSGSWISFSISSLIFIGLWGIIGSIHYPNLVKASNDSSLSLTIYNTSSGELSLKIMLMFALVGLPIVIAYTAFVYKIFKGKVTINNKL
- a CDS encoding aminotransferase class IV, encoding MIHYVDGKFVDESEAKIPVNDLGVIRGYGIFDFLRTYNKKPFYLKEHLERLINSANIVGLDISWNLDELKKIVEETLLRNGNPEAYIRILVTGGKTEDSITPAGEPTLAVLIEQPHYFPEGCYTEGIKVITISAERHFPRSKYLNYTLGVVAMKKAKEENANEVLYLNRNGFILEGITSNFFVFKGDILITPEENVLIGITRNIVLELAKDKFKIEKRNILLSELEEADEAFITSTTREVMPVVQVDNIIIKDGNPGKNTKKLIELFRKITENY
- a CDS encoding beta-L-arabinofuranosidase domain-containing protein is translated as MKDFIILVIFLGFLFPNLSPGIKEEKMSNIEISIVNIPVNKGSNQHYISNQPPLLPSPLIKLPIGSIEPKGWLLSQLQLMRDGFTGHLPELSKFLKPNSGWLTLKDLGWEEMPYWLKGYGDLGYILKDSKIIGEAKKWLDAVLSSQQPDGYFGPPENKENHDLWPNMIMLFAFQSLYEATGDKRVIPFMTRYFKYQLEMPVENLLPGSWQKLRGGENLESVYWLYNRTGEKFLLELAFRIFERTADWTSDILNPQRDKNWEPSTFYHGVNITMGIRYPGVFYQQSKDKRHINAVEKNYRLIMDEYGQQPGGMFGADENIRPGYSGPRQGAETCSIVEFMYSNKSLLKITGETRYADRCEEIAFNSLPASMTPDLKALHYLTAPNLISCDSSGEHDFQNPGTMVSYDPWGYRCCQHNVAFGWPYFAEHLWLATLDNGLAAVLYAPSQVNAKVADGVEVRISEDTWYPFGDFIDFTLWTYKPVAFPLYLRIPEWCENARILINGEDIKANPQPGNYVMIKREWRNYDQIRLKLPMEIKIKTWKKIGNAISVKRGPLWYSLKIGEEWKRYSGTDEWPAYEILPTTPWNYGLIVNPENPEASISVVKKREPAYQPFEPNVAPIELRAKAKRIPQWKTEGRMVGKVPPSPVKSDEPIEEITLIPMGCARLRISSFPIVDMR
- a CDS encoding Spy/CpxP family protein refolding chaperone; its protein translation is MKKTLISILIGVLLIGVLILSAGERHKRWFRGDEFGIWKKIEMVKDLNLTEEQKKQIGDLRLANQKTMIDLRAKVQAARLDLGKLLEDPKADPKKVEAIVNEINKVRSEMFKNMVDFRIKINKILTSEQLEKIKGLRFERGMGFCGKRKFFRHGMKKY
- a CDS encoding ZIP family metal transporter, which codes for MKTLNPLILALIATGFTWTVTAIGASLVFFIKQPNRKILDSMLGFAAGVMIAASYWSLLAPSLEMSKGKGAFVWFPAATGFLIGSLFIWLIDKFLPHLHLGFPVENAEGIRTHFHQSTLLFLAVTLHNIPEGLAVGVAFGALASDIPSATLAGAVALAIGIGIQNFPEGIAISMPLRSGGVSRFKSFWYGQLSAIVEPIAGLIGALSVTVFHSILPYAMAFAAGAMIYVVIEEIIPESQRAENTDLATFSALVGFVSMMILDVAFG
- a CDS encoding tetratricopeptide repeat protein, translating into MDSSIEELEEKIKENPEAKYYFQLSEEYSKIDNVEKAIECCEKGLELNPESVSGKVMLAQLLYKAEDYKRARYFLTQVYKETPDNLNALKLLGNIYFKENELDRAKEIMEKILFFYPFDKDAPEMLKEINESLKTNKSQTEKQEELQINHEESPFLTLTMAEILESQGIYNKAIEIYRKIYEKEKNEEIDYRIRLLEKSISENFNYPLYIKKLTYLLEKLKNIFSH